In the Dyella humicola genome, TGCACGTCGCTGCAGAGCACCCTGCCGCCGGGTCGGGTCACGCGGCGCAGCTCGGCCAGCGATTGTTCCAGACTCTCGAGATGGCCGATGACCAGGCCACAGATCGTCAGGTCCGCCCAGGCGTCCGGTAGCGGAAGGGCTTCCAAGTTGCCCTGCAACAACTCGATCTCGACCTTGGCGCCCGGTTGGCGCGCATCTAGCTCAGCAGACGCACGATCCAGCATCTCTGGCGAAAGATCCACGCCAATCACACGTGTCGCGCCACGTCGCAACACATGCAACATATAGCGTCCACTGCCGCAGCCCGCGTCGAGCACGCGGTATCCCGCCAGCCCGGCAGGCATCAGGGTCAGCATGGCTCGTTCTTCGGCCTGCATGACCGGATTATGCGCGCACGCCGGATAATGAGGCGCCCACAGCGCATAAGCCTCGGTAGGTTCAAGGAGGGGCGTGTCGGTCATCGGCAGTGCGCCTCGGCGGTAAGGTCGATCCCGCGCCCTCGGCTGCCAGTGGCAAGCTCAAGCCCGGGTTCCAGCGCTATCAGCGCCGGATCGGCTAATGATCTGGCCAGCAGTTTCGGCTTGCCGTCCAGGATCACCGGTACCGTGTCGACTCCGGCTGCATCAAACCATTCGACGAAATCGTGGTCCGCGATGCGCGGGACGCCGTCTCGCACGACGGCGCGAATCTCGCTGCGTTGGATGCCGGCAAGGCCGTTCGCCTCGTCGCCGCCACGATCCCGGACGATCACCATGTCCGCCCACGAACCAGGCGCAAGGCTGCCGCGCTTCGGCAAGCGCAGAATGCGCGCAGCATGCGTGGTCGCCAGCGCCAGCAATTGGCCCGGACCGAGATCACCCAGTGCCATGGCCGACTGCATTTCCTCCAGCATGTCGCGCGCGCCGCTCAAGCGCGAATCGGTGCCCAGCGCCAGCCGCCCCGCCGCACATAGACGTCGCGGATCGAGCGTCTTGCCCAGTAGCGCCAGATTGCTGGTCGGGCACCAGACTACCGCCGCGCTTGCGGCAATGATGCGGGCGATGTCCTGCTCCCGCAGACCCACGCCATGGATCAACACACTGTTGGCCGCCAGGCACCCGAGCTGGTCCAGGGTGGCCAATTCCGACTGTGCGGTCGCGTCCGTACCCTCCGCCAGATGGATCATCCAGGGCCGTTCGGCTGGCGTGGCGAGGAAGCTCTCCGGCACCGGCGGACCATAGTCGGGCCAACCCAGCGCATAGCTCCACCCGAAGTCCCGCAATAGCGCCACGGGAAAATCCGGCGCATCAAACGCCTGCTGCCAAGGATCATGGTGGGCGACACAGGTCGTGCCGGCGAGCAGGTTCTTCAGCGCCCCGTGCCGGAGCCTCAGCGTCTTGGGCCACTGCAGCGCAGCGCTGACCTCAGGCTCGTCAAAATGCGCCCGGAACGCCTCGATCCACGCATAGCTGTTCGGGAAAGGAGCGCCTGCTTGCAACGGGGGTACCGCGTTGACGTGCAGGTGGTCGTGCGCATTGATCAGACCTGGGAAGATCAGATGATCACGAAGGTCAATTCGATAACCCCACGCCGCGAGTGATGTACCCACTTCCCCATGCCGGATCAGCAGCGGCGCGCGAGAGACACCTTCGGGCGTGATGGTGGCCGCGTGACACAGGCTGGTACTCGCATTGGGCAACAAGACGTCCACGGACTCAACGCCGACGCATGACAATCAGGAAGTGATCACCCATGTTGCGTAGTATCGGTAACGCACCCAGGTGATCGTCGAGCCAGCCCAGCCGTTCACACCAACGACGATGGCTGCGGTAGTAATCCACCAGGTAAGGCGGCGGCAGGAACAAGCTCAACGCCCGATAATTCTCCAGCACGAAGTGCTCAGCAAAGGCACGATAGAACTCCCGGGGAAGGTAGTAATAGGTCCAGATGGTGTGCCGGTTCATGCCCACCGCCGTCGCCCCCCGCCGGGTACGCACGGCCGCCCGCCTGAAGCGCCCCCGCAGCGTGTAGTGAACCACTTCCCATGGGCAGATCCGTCCGATCACCGACAACACCAGATGTCCGTTTGGCCGAAGCAATCGTGCGCACTCGGCTGCGATCGAACGCATATCCGGCACACAGTTGAAAGGTCCGAAGTTTGAGTAGATGCCGTCAAATTCGTCCTGGAGCTTATCGAGCTGATGTATGCCCAGGTGCGTAGCCGTTACCTGGGACTCAAGCCCTGCAGCGGCGGCGCGAGACTTTGTCCGCCCCACCATCTGTGGCGACCAGTCCGTGGCGGCCACCTGGTAGCCGCACCTGGCGAACTCGATGGCATCGATGCCGGTGCCACAACCAAGATCGAGCAGGCTTGATCCGGCGGGAATATGCTCGAGTACGGTTTCCCACAGGGAAACCCGCATGCGCTGGATCAGTTCGTTGTTGCCGCGTGGACCATCGTAATCAGCCGCAACGCTGTCAAAGGCGCGTTGCGTATCGAGCAACTGACTTTCGCCCAACGACGCCCCCCATGGCCGTGGGCAATTCATCCCGGCTGCAGTGCCTCGCTTATCAGTTCCGCACCCTTGCTGCCCACCCATATCCATTCGCGCTCCACCGCCATGCTGTGCGTATCTGATCGTGAGTGCCGATGTGAATGACTTTGGTTGAATGGTCTCGCACCAACAGAGCTGTTCTAAACGCTTCGTCGCAGCGCATTTCTCGCGACGGCAGCAAAGGCCCCTAGCCCCAACGCCGCGAGGATGCCCACACCCCAGAACATGACGGGATTTGGGAAGGCCGGTCCCTCAGGCACATAGACGGGCCAGAGCGACGAAGTCTCGTAGGTATAGCCGGCGCTCAGTTTGGTGAGGAGGTCACTGCGCGTCGTCTGCAAAGTGCGGATTTCCTCGCCCCTGCTGGCGACCAGTACGCCGGCGAGCGAAGCAGCCTGGCCGCTCTTGTCGCCGGCATCTCCCCTGCCCGCGATCTGCAACAGCCGATCCCGATCGGCCAGCGCGTCCTTCAGGCCAGCCTGCACCTCGTCCAGACGCGCACGCGCAAGGGCCAGCGTTGTCGCCTCCAGACCTTGGTGAACGATACGCAGCTGAGCAACCGTGGCCTCGGCGAACTGGCGTGCCTGCAGCGCGGAGTCTCCGCGCACGGTAAATCGAACGAACGAAGCCGCATATAGCAACGGATCGACCCGCAGGCTTTTCCGATAGAGCCCGGCCTCGCGCGAATCGACGGGCAGCCCGATGCTTTGCATGACCTCGTTCTGAAACGCCCTCGTCTGCAATCGCTCGGCAACCCGTTGCAGTGGCTCTACCTTCGGGTCCTGGCCCTGGGGGACCTGGCCAACCTGGGCGATTTGTATCCATGCGGTCGCTTGCCACTGGCGCTTTGACAAATGCATGAAGGCAAACGTGGCTGCCAGGACCAGCACCACCATGACCAGGAACCACTTCCACTCACGGGCAAGGATTCGCCACATATCGACCAGATAGATTTCGTCTCTTTCCATGGCATGGGACTCTTTCAAGGAATCAGGATGAGGGTTTTCCGGCATCCGCCGGCAGCACAGCGACGTCCGGCCCGACACCTGGCACCCGGCGGTTCGGCAACAGCACCACCAAGGCCTGAAGTACGAGGCAAATGACGATGAAACCGACGTTCGTCCAGGTAAATGCCTGTGGGGCGAACGGCGACATCACGCAGACATAGGACATGCGCAGGAAGATCAACAGGGAAAACAGCGATACGCTTGGATACAGGCGCCGCACACTCCAGCGCTGCAGGATATAGAGCAGGATGATGGACATGATCGCGCCCAGCGGACCGAGCGCGAGCAGGAACGGCAGGAACTCCGAGCCGACATTGATGTTCGATGCGTCGAGCGGAATATCCGTGCCCGCCGTCGCGATCGAACCGCTCATGGGAACCAGCTGGTTGATGAGAAAGGTCGAATTCGAATAATGCTTGGCCAACATGGAAGCGAAGTTGTACGGACCTGCACTCGCATAGAGCACCAGCCACCTGACCCCCACAGGCGCCGCCCGATACAGATCGCTGAAAGGCAGCGCAACGGTGTCCAATGTCCCGGAGCGCAGGATGCCGAGCACCGAGAAGACCGATCCTCCGATGATCGCCAACAGGGTCACGGTCACCCATGGCAACCGTTTCGCCGGGTCCCTGCGGAATAGGATCACCAGCGCCGTCGCGAAAAGCGCCGCAAAAATTCTGTTCCGGTCGATCACCAGGACCGGAAAGGCGAAACCGATCAGCATGAGCATCCCGCGCAACCACTTGTTCCTGGTGCACAGCAGACCAATGGGAGGAAGCACCCAGCACATATCGGATATATGCCGCACATGTTCCCGACCGCCTTCCATTTGCGCGTAGGACGCGGGCGCGTCGATCAACGGAACCGGAAACAGGGTCAGGTCGAGCCCACAGAACACAATGATCACGGCCGCAAAGCCAAGCGCAAGGAAGGATTCGCGCGTGCCAACGTAATTCCTGGCACGAAACTGTTCCGCCGACGGCAGCCTCAGTCCAGAGAGCAGGTCGAACAGCAAGATGGCCAGCGTCGTTACCAGCAACAACAGAATCCCTTCCAGGTAGCCGGAAGGAAGCCTGTAAGACAGCAACGTCAACCCGCAGGCGAACAGCATGGGCACGCACAGGTAGATCGACGGAATGCGCAGGAGCCTCCTCATGCTCCCTCCGCAAGGTGCAATGCCGACCGCAGTTTGATCCTGGTCCTAACGACTAGCGAAAGGTAAACGAGGAGATGAAAGGCGAGAGGCCACAGCCGCCGCTGAAGGAACGATATCTTGGCGCCAATGAAGTGCGACTGCGCCTTGAGCAAGGTGCGGTACGGGTCACTGAACAGCGATATCCTTCGCAAGGCGACGCTTTGGGATTCCAGTAGGTTGAGGATCCGGGCCCTGGTATCACGCGTCCTGCTCAGGTTGGAACTGTGGAGTCGGTAAGCGCAGACACGGACGTCGATGAATCCGATCGCGTCATGGGACACCAGGCGGAGAAAGAAATCCCAGTCATCTATCCGCAGGCTCTCATTCCAGCCCGCCACGGTTTCCAGTGAGCGCTTGCGAATCAGCGCTACCGGCCCCCCGATGGCCCAGTG is a window encoding:
- a CDS encoding class I SAM-dependent methyltransferase; its protein translation is MTDTPLLEPTEAYALWAPHYPACAHNPVMQAEERAMLTLMPAGLAGYRVLDAGCGSGRYMLHVLRRGATRVIGVDLSPEMLDRASAELDARQPGAKVEIELLQGNLEALPLPDAWADLTICGLVIGHLESLEQSLAELRRVTRPGGRVLCSDVHPIGHALGWQRDFKAGGERYAVRHTQHLYSHWHAACAAQGLRIEQVLEPKLDPADIPADAHFDRLALEVPVALVFQLRREP
- a CDS encoding amidohydrolase family protein; this encodes MPNASTSLCHAATITPEGVSRAPLLIRHGEVGTSLAAWGYRIDLRDHLIFPGLINAHDHLHVNAVPPLQAGAPFPNSYAWIEAFRAHFDEPEVSAALQWPKTLRLRHGALKNLLAGTTCVAHHDPWQQAFDAPDFPVALLRDFGWSYALGWPDYGPPVPESFLATPAERPWMIHLAEGTDATAQSELATLDQLGCLAANSVLIHGVGLREQDIARIIAASAAVVWCPTSNLALLGKTLDPRRLCAAGRLALGTDSRLSGARDMLEEMQSAMALGDLGPGQLLALATTHAARILRLPKRGSLAPGSWADMVIVRDRGGDEANGLAGIQRSEIRAVVRDGVPRIADHDFVEWFDAAGVDTVPVILDGKPKLLARSLADPALIALEPGLELATGSRGRGIDLTAEAHCR
- a CDS encoding class I SAM-dependent methyltransferase, whose protein sequence is MGESQLLDTQRAFDSVAADYDGPRGNNELIQRMRVSLWETVLEHIPAGSSLLDLGCGTGIDAIEFARCGYQVAATDWSPQMVGRTKSRAAAAGLESQVTATHLGIHQLDKLQDEFDGIYSNFGPFNCVPDMRSIAAECARLLRPNGHLVLSVIGRICPWEVVHYTLRGRFRRAAVRTRRGATAVGMNRHTIWTYYYLPREFYRAFAEHFVLENYRALSLFLPPPYLVDYYRSHRRWCERLGWLDDHLGALPILRNMGDHFLIVMRRR
- a CDS encoding Wzz/FepE/Etk N-terminal domain-containing protein gives rise to the protein MSGRTSLCCRRMPENPHPDSLKESHAMERDEIYLVDMWRILAREWKWFLVMVVLVLAATFAFMHLSKRQWQATAWIQIAQVGQVPQGQDPKVEPLQRVAERLQTRAFQNEVMQSIGLPVDSREAGLYRKSLRVDPLLYAASFVRFTVRGDSALQARQFAEATVAQLRIVHQGLEATTLALARARLDEVQAGLKDALADRDRLLQIAGRGDAGDKSGQAASLAGVLVASRGEEIRTLQTTRSDLLTKLSAGYTYETSSLWPVYVPEGPAFPNPVMFWGVGILAALGLGAFAAVARNALRRSV